A genomic window from Fusarium falciforme chromosome 2, complete sequence includes:
- a CDS encoding UBC core domain-containing protein → MASVKMGALPSLRKQQLLSEFTGLKQACPEGIFVSLTPGDATLWSGVLFVRKGPYCPAILRFQISFPDAYPQLPPLVTFSTDMFHPLITPLTTYVYSTEIEDSGTVSASDQERLPPGGFSLRHGFPDWFGRGRRSIIEARRTSGQQTSSPGPTGSISSATTTPASSAGKPSYMRTGKKSVSAYEVLQYIRSTFDDEEVLDSVPLAAAGNPGAWHAWRTHRRAAGKLTEDAAAAPPQGEEKPKEEWEQASEQTQDKATPASPTVTTRHPGEWNWDGVWEDRVKKGIASSLSEPVLYGGTNTADDLIKFLPMEDNDVDSVKENLRRTLGQSA, encoded by the exons ATGGCATCTGTCAAGATGGGCGCCTTGCCGTCGCTGCGCAAACAGCAGCTCCTCTCAGAGTT CACCGGACTCAAGCAGGCCTGCCCTGAAGGGATATTCGTCAGTCTTACTCCGGGGGATGCCACGCTCTGGTCGGGTGTCCTCTTTGTCCGCAAAG GCCCATACTGCCCTGCCATCCTCAGATTCCAGATATCCTTTCCCGACGCCTATCCTCAGCTACCGCCCCTAGTCACCTTCTCGACCGACATGTTCCACCCCCTTATCACGCCTTTGACCACCTACGTATACAGCACCGAGATCGAAGACAGCGGCACCGTGAGCGCCTCGGACCAGGAGCGGCTGCCTCCCGGCGGGTTCAGCTTACGGCATGGATTCCCAGACTGGTTCGGCCGGGGAAGGAGGAGCATTATAGAAGCGCGACGGACTTCGGGACAGCAAACGTCAAGTCCAGGTCCAACCGGCAGCATATCGAGCGCCACGACGACACCTGCATCGTCAGCGGGGAAACCATCCTATATGCGAACAGGGAAGAAGAGTGTATCGGCTTACGAGGTACTACAATACATCCGCAGCACattcgacgacgaggaagttCTGGACTCGGTGCCGCTGGCCGCAGCTGGAAACCCGGGTGCCTGGCATGCTTGGAGGACGCACCGGCGGGCAGCAGGCAAGCTGACAGAagacgccgccgccgcgccACCGCAaggcgaggagaagcccaaaGAAGAATGGGAGCAGGCCTCTGAGCAAACGCAGGACAAGGCGACACCTGCATCACCTACCGTCACGACCCGACATCCCGGGGAGTGGAATTGGGATGGGGTCTGGGAGGACAGAGTCAAGAAGGGCATTGCCTCGAGTTTGTCGGAGCCTGTCCTCTATGGCGGGACGAACACAGCTGATGATCTG ATCAAGTTCCTTCCCATGGAAGACAACGACGTGGACTCGGTCAAGGAGAACCTCCGCCGGACGCTTGGACAATCTGCGTGA
- a CDS encoding Ribokinase, translated as MASSASLPRITILGSLNMDLVAYVPHHPLPGETLTSNYFNTSPGGKGANQAVACGKLSRAADLTNASAVVSMVGAVGADPYGTLLLDSLRSFGVAVDAVAVRQDQKSGLAIIVVDEPSGQNRIILSPEANHSLRPSDFESLPGPRPDLLIMQLEIPFDTVIQALKAAKADGVPVLLNPAPAQPLPEDAYEGLAHLVVNETEAAILADCAESELDDLDGLNRVGRVFIDRGVQNVIITLGGRGVYYVNKGGKSALLPATKTTVVDTTAAGDTFVGSYALAVVAVQGGDFDIEAAVTTANRAAAKTVSRKGAQISIPWKDELE; from the coding sequence atggcctcTTCCGCTAGCCTTCCGCGCATTACCATCCTGGGATCCCTCAACATGGACCTCGTCGCCTATGTGCCACATCATCCCTTGCCAGGTGAAACTCTCACCTCGAACTACTTCAACACGTCCCCCGGCGGCAAGGGCGCCAACCAGGCCGTCGCTTGCGGCAAGCTCTCACGCGCCGCTGACCTGACCAACGCCTCGGCCGTCGTCTCCATGGTGGGTGCCGTTGGCGCCGATCCATACGGTACCCTCCTGCTCGATAGCCTCCGCTCCTTCGGCGTCGCCGTCGATGCTGTTGCCGTCCGCCAAGACCAGAAGTCTGGCctggccatcatcgtcgttgaCGAGCCCTCTGGCCAGAACCGCATCATCCTCTCGCCTGAGGCCAACCACTCTCTGCGCCCCTCGGATTTCGAGTCCCTCCCTGGGCCTCGCCCCGACCTTCTGATTATGCAGCTTGAGATTCCTTTTGATACAGTCATCCAGGCCCTgaaggctgccaaggctgaTGGCGTCCCCGTCCTCCTCAACCCGGCTCCTGCTCAGCCCTTGCCTGAGGATGCCTACGAGGGCCTGGCTCATCTCGTAGTGAACGAGACCGAGGCGGCCATTCTTGCAGACTGTGCCGAGTCCGAGCTGGACGACCTCGACGGCTTGAACCGTGTTGGCCGTGTCTTTATCGATAGAGGAGTCCAGAACGTCATCATCACTCTGGGTGGCCGAGGCGTCTACTACGTCAACAAGGGAGGCAAAAGCGCGCTGCTTCCTGCCACTAAGACGACGGTAGTGGACACCACTGCTGCCGGTGACACCTTTGTTGGTTCCTACGCCCTCGCTGTTGTAGCTGTACAAGGCGGCGACTTTGACATTGAGGCGGCCGTCACCACGGCAAACCGAGCGGCTGCCAAGACGGTCTCACGCAAGGGTGCTCAGATTTCTATTCCCTGGAAGGACGAGCTAGAGTAA
- a CDS encoding 2,5-diamino-6-ribosylamino-4(3H)-pyrimidinone 5'-phosphate reductase: MSELLTFPASSAAMLESRLPPSTLAQGTPSRPFVTLTFATSLDSSLSLAPGVRTRLSGPGSKAMTHYLRSRHAAILIGVSTLLADSPALNCRIAGAARQPRPIIIDPHLRWVPDPTDKVLEVARLSTGLAPFVLTGVGSESLPAASVALLEQHGGKYIHVPATSSGPGSRMRFDWRAVFDALLHEHLTSVMVEGGGQIINSLLNPTFHDMIDSVIVTIAPTWLGQGGVVVSPDRLQDSAGVPVPAARLSEVSWHPFGEDVVLCGKLHT; the protein is encoded by the coding sequence ATGTCTGAGCTGCTCACTTTCCCCGCATCGTCAGCGGCCATGCTGGAATCTCGCTTACCGCCGTCGACTCTCGCCCAAGGAACCCCCTCGCGACCCTTCGTTACCCTGACCTTTGCAACTTCACTCGACTCGTCACTTTCTCTCGCACCTGGTGTACGGACCCGGCTCTCTGGGCCCGGCTCCAAAGCCATGACCCACTATCTCCGTTCGCGCCATGCGGCCATCCTCATCGGTGTCTCCACCCTCCTAGCCGACTCGCCTGCCCTGAACTGCCGCATCGCCGGTGCTGCAAGACAGCCCCGTCCCATCATTATCGACCCCCATCTCCGCTGGGTTCCTGACCCCACGGATAAGGTCCTCGAGGTCGCACGTCTCAGCACCGGCCTAGCGCCCTTTGTCCTGACCGGGGTGGGTTCCGAGAGCTTGCCTGCCGCGAGTGTTGCACTGCTTGAGCAGCATGGCGGCAAATATATTCATGTTCCAGCCACGTCTTCAGGTCCTGGCAGCCGCATGCGCTTTGATTGGCGCGCTGTCTTTGATGCGCTGCTCCACGAGCATTTGACCAGTGTCATGGTTGAGGGGGGTGGCCAGATCATCAACTCGTTACTCAACCCGACCTTCCACGACATGATTGACTCGGTCATCGTCACCATTGCGCCCACCTGGCTCGGTCAAGGGGGCGTTGTCGTATCTCCGGATCGGCTCCAGGACTCCGCAGGTGTTCCGGTCCCAGCTGCAAGGTTATCCGAAGTGTCATGGCATCCCTTTGGTGAAGACGTTGTTTTATGTGGGAAGCTGCATACCTAG
- a CDS encoding Zn(2)-C6 fungal-type domain-containing protein has product MAQLKDSAVDRGSPHESPQSQASAEHRRQHRSCVNCYQRKVRCNRILPCTPCARAGLRCVYPTTARATSNKAPSLQDISDRLERLESLLLETLGRNSAEHALAPKQEAQVQESRVQEARAVPAPSTKPTYLNDVSSRPWEALLQAGNRAHYVDNTNLLDLFQDEDRINPPELDEVQESVPGSSSGLSLALGLSPMDLDSGTDPDRLHPDARLALRLWTVYAERVDPVLKILHIPTAQSAMIAMISGPKQTNHSLEALAFAVYFAAATSLSENEMSTISVDPRQEFLQKCKLGLNQAITKADFLNEPNMTTLQALAIFATCLRVHDNSRAVWVLIGTAIRLAQSIGIHRDGASLKLDPFESELRLRLWWHLCVLDSRAPEDHGFTNTIENLDLGLRLPLNLEAARLVHRILIAKPRNDLETPENIEAKRAVLEQHNQWIESKFLSLPPAPNLRNAACAHYYTACAKIEFMLQVRQELHLSRHREAPAAVFRGLGERPFTAACRTLERSWSLASGQISMEHTWIFKTYTQWYALAYVLRYLCAFPSVPETEEAWVLVNRVFSSIPYAQSGQLARESNTGRNSIWKCLESLRCQALNARTAARGSPVPEPSTPDNSQGDPVEDGALATEISAPSVDLQDQFSSSEAASLFAGQAEPPRLSDTTQLADQWYSGLPSFGDFAMPEMLYLPEWNDIVNGS; this is encoded by the exons ATGGCTCAGCTAAAGGACAGCGCAGTCGACCGAGGTTCTCCTCACGAGTCTCCCCAGTCCCAGGCTTCGGCGGAGCATCGCCGGCAACACCGGTCTTGTGTCAACTGTTACCAGCGCAAAGTACGATGCAACAGGATCCTGCCATGTACTCCCTGCGCTCGTGCCGGGCTTCGATGTGTGTATCCAACAACAGCACGTGCCACTTCGAACAAAGCACCGTCATTGCAGGATATTTCAGACCGCCTGGAACGACTCGAGAGTCTACTGCTGGAAACACTGGGCAGGAATAGTGCTGAACATGCCCTGGCTCCAAAACAGGAGGCTCAGGTACAAGAATCTCGGGTACAAGAGGCTCGTGCTGTACCTGCGCCTTCCACCAAGCCGACCTATTTAAATGATGTCAGCTCCAGACCATGGGAAGCTCTGCTGCAAGCCGGTAATCGGGCTCACTACGTTGACAATACAAACCTGCTTGACCTCTTCCAAGAT GAAGACCGAATCAACCCCCCCGAACTCGATGAAGTGCAGGAGAGCGTGCCTGGTTCATCCAGCGGGTTgagccttgcccttggttTATCACCCATGGATCTTGATTCAGGCACTGACCCAGATCGCCTGCACCCGGACGCACGTCTCGCTCTGCGGTTATGGACAGTGTACGCAGAGAGAGTAGATCCAGTCCTCAAGATCCTCCATATTCCAACTGCGCAATCTGCCATGATCGCCATGATTTCAGGTCCAAAGCAGACCAACCATTCTCTCGAGGCACTTGCATTCGCAGTCTActttgctgctgctaccAGCTTGTCCGAAAATGAGATGTCGACGATCTCAGTAGACCCTCGGCAGGAGTTCCTTCAGAAGTGCAAGCTTGGACTGAACCAGGCCATCACAAAGGCTGATTTTCTGAACGAGCCAAATATGACGACGCTGCAGGCATTGGCTATTTTTGCA ACGTGCCTTAGGGTTCACGACAACAGCCGCGCCGTCTGGGTTCTCATTGGAACTGCGATCCGGCTAGCGCAGTCCATTGGGATTCACCGAGACGGGGCCTCGCTCAAGCTGGACCCTTTCGAAAGCGAGCTCCGCCTCAGGCTGTGGTGGCACCTCTGTGTCCTTGACTCGCGAGCGCCCGAAGACCACGGCTTCACCAACACCATCGAAAACCTCGATCTCGGGCTCCGGCTACCCCTCAAC CTCGAGGCTGCGAGGCTGGTACACCGAATCTTGATCGCAAAACCGAGGAATGACCTTGAGACTCCCGAGAATATCGAGGCAAAACGCGCAGTCCTCGAACAGCACAACCAGTGGATTGAGTCGAAGTTTCTGTCTTTGCCCCCAGCGCCAAATCTTCGCAATGCTGCGTGTGCCCACTACTACACAGCGTGTGCCAAGATCGAGTTTATGCTTCAGGTGCGCCAGGAGCTGCACCTCAGCCGGCACAGGGAGGCGCCGGCCGCCGTGTTCAGGGGCCTTGGGGAGCGGCCATTCACTGCCGCGTGCCGCACATTGGAGAGGAGCTGGTCCCTGGCGAGCGGGCAGATCTCAATGGAGCACACGTGGATCTTCAAGACTTACACCCAGTGGTATGCCCTAGCCTACGTCCTGAGATACCTATGTGCTTTCCCCAGCGTCCCCGAGACTGAGGAGGCGTGGGTGCTGGTTAATCGGGTCTTTAGCTCTATACCGTACGCCCAGAGTGGCCAGCTGGCTCGGGAGAGTAACACTGGGAGGAATAGTATTTGGAAGTGCCTGGAGTCGCTGCGCTGCCAGGCCTTGAACGCGAGGacagcagctcgaggctccCCTGTCCCTGAGCCCTCCACCCCTGATAATTCCCAGGGCGACCCAGTAGAGGATGGGGCACTGGCAACTGAAATCAGCGCCCCTTCGGTTGACCTACAGGATCAATTCTCCAGCTCTGAAGCTGCCTCGTTGTTTGCGGGCCAAGCGGAGCCTCCTCGTCTGTCCGATACGACGCAGTTGGCGGATCAATGGTATAGCGGGCTGCCGTCCTTTGGCGACTTTGCAATGCCAGAGATGCTTTACTTGCCCGAATGGAATGACATTGTCAACGGGAGCTAG
- a CDS encoding MFS domain-containing protein gives MSEPTLPSDSRSTLSSTELEEMSCPMDRCYPDIQHQEDPEAPPEGGYGWVCVAATFLINAHTWGINSAYGVILAFYLSDHTFPGTTALDYAFVGGLSIACAMLVSPLATALVHHCGISVTVVIGAVFEAVSLITTSFVGRNWQLFLSQGICFGIGMGLCFIGSVGVTSHWFEKRRSLVNGIAAAGSGIGGLTYSLATGAMIPRLDFPWTMRILGIICFAVNLSCGSLLRLPPKEKRRSKGAAMRFSVLRNMQYNILLAWAFLSSMAYVVLLFSLSSYAVAIGLTQHQGSIASALLNLGQAFGRPGVGVLSDKLGRFNVALAATFLSGFFCFVFWVFAKSMVALCLFAMVIGLVAGTLWATAAPLAAEVVGLGNMSSALGVLWLVLGPPTAVAEAIAVKLRDNETDEYPYLRVQMFAGAMYVSAALCLALLKYMRFTAKK, from the exons ATGTCTGAACCAACTCTTCCTAGCGACAGTCGCTCAACCTTGTCTTCAACCGAACTTGAAGAGATGTCGTGTCCAATGGATCGTTGTTATCCAGACATTCAACATCAAGAAGACCCTGAAGCGCCCCCTGAAGGAGGTTATGGCTGGGTGTGTGTCGCTGCAACTTTCCTGATTAATGCCCATACTTGGGGTATCAACAGT GCATACGGCGTTATCCTCGCCTTTTATCTCTCAGATCATACCTTCCCCGGCACCACGGCGCTTGATTACGCCTTTGTTGGCGGCCTCAGCATCGCATGTGCCATGCTTGTTTCTCCCCTAGCAACCGCTCTGGTACATCACTGCGGTATAAGTGTTACCGTCGTCATTGGGGCAGTCTTTGAAGCGGTTTCGCTGATAACAACATCCTTTGTCGGTAGAAACTGGCAACTATTCCTCTCCCAGGGCATCTGCTTCGGCATCGGCATGGGACTCTGCTTCATAGGCTCTGTGGGGGTGACCTCTCACTGGTTCGAAAAACGCCGAAGCCTTGTGAATGGAATCGCGGCCGCTGGCTCTGGGATTGGCGGTCTTACATACTCGTTGGCGACAGGGGCCATGATCCCCCGGCTGGACTTTCCATGGACTATGCGAATCCTTGGAATTATATGCTTCGCTGTAAACCTGTCATGTGGAAGCCTTCTTCGTCTCCCACCCAAGGAAAAGCGGAGATCCAAGGGTGCTGCGATGCGGTTCTCTGTGCTCCGGAATATGCAGTATAACATCCTACTGGCATGGGCCTTCTTAAGCAGCATGGCATACGTGGTGCTGCTATTCAGTCTTTCGAGCTACGCCGTTGCCATAGGCTTGACGCAGCATCAAGGCAGTATCGCCAGTGCACTCCTGAACCTCGGTCAAGCCTTTGGCCGACCTGGAGTCGGGGTTCTGAGCGACAAGCTTGGGAGGTTCAACGTTGCCTTGGCCGCCACCTTCTTATcaggcttcttctgcttTGTTTTCTGGGTCTTTGCAAAGTCCATGGTGGCACTTTGCTTGTTCGCCATGGTCATTGGCTTGGTAGCGGGGACTCTGTGGGCAACGGCGGCTCCGTTGGCAGCAGAggttgttggtcttggtAATATGTCGAGTGCCCTAGGGGTCCTGTGGTTGGTGCTGGGGCCTCCTACCGCTGTGGCAGAGGCCATCGCCGTAAAACTAAGGGACAACGAGACAGACGAGTACCCGTATCTTCGGGTGCAGATGTTTGCTGGGGCCATGTATGTTTCTGCTGCTTTGTGCCTGGCATTGTTGAAGTATATGCGGTTTACTGCTAAGAAGTAG
- a CDS encoding Fe2OG dioxygenase domain-containing protein: MKAFLTRPKRKASPPQPDKTEPEEPTEVKLALLSSLHPTFEQEDLLDILLAHDGSVFEASASLKIRPQAKKGSRVIGYQQSLKQYASPSSSSSLATSPVKKKLKSKKGSTLHLYDPEDVAEHTPCTIIHNFLPPEDANELLKELLEEAKTFEKPPFQLFENVVSSPHTSSFFVESYDEIRRTKTDYHYNGARLTDVRRITPQLLKVKPKVQEAVNAEIQKRIKTRYPGGKKLKYQPPEDWIPNSAIVNNYRGPQESVGWHSDHLTYLGPRAVIGSVSLGVAREFRVRRIIPKDSDKKPVEDADAEGQISIHLPHNSLLVMHAEMQEEWKHCISPALSIDPHPISGVSRINITYRDHRANMHPRRTPRCPCGVPCVLRVVTKKKENFGKYFWMCYAGNVPGKDNCGFFQWAEFDDDGNPLFKKTDTKTS, translated from the exons ATGAAAGCCTTCCTGACACGCCCTAAACGGAAAGCTTCCCCGCCTCAACCAGACAAGACGGAGCCGGAGGAGCCAACAGAGGTCAAGTTGGCACTCTTGTCATCTCTGCATCCGACATTCGAGCAGGAAGACTTGTTGGATATTCTGCTGGCCCATGATGGATCCGTCTTTGAGGCGTCCGCTTCGCTCAAGATTCGGCCCCAGGCGAAGAAGGGCAGTCGGGTCATTGGGTATCAGCAGTCCCTGAAGCAGTATGCGTCGCCAAGTAGCTCAAGCTCACTGGCCACGTCGCcggtgaagaagaagctcaagtcgAAGAAAGGCAGCACTCTGCACCTCTACGACCCGGAGGACGTCGCAGAGCACACACCATGCACCATCATCCACAACTTCCTCCCACCTGAGGACGCCAACGAGCTCCTGAAGGAGCTGTTGGAGGAAGCAAAGACATTCGAAAAGCCACCCTTTCAGTTGTTTGAGAATGTAGTCTCCAGCCCACACACATCGAGTTTCTTTGTCGAGAGTTACGACGAGATCCGTCGGACAAAGACCGACTATCACTACAATGGGGCTAGACTGACG GATGTACGGCGGATTACACCACAGCTCCTCAAGGTGAAGCCCAAGGTTCAAGAAGCTGTCAACGCCGAGATTCAGAAGCGGATCAAGACACGTTACCCAGGGGGTAAGAAGCTCAAGTATCAGCCGCCAGAGGACTGGATTCCCAACTCGGCCATTGTCAACAATTACCGCGGTCCGCAGGAGAGCGTTGGCTGGCACAGCGATCATCTGACATATCTCGGTCCTAGAGCAGTCATTGGGTCCGTCTCCCTGGGCGTCGCTCGCGAGTTTCGAGTCCGTCGGATAATACCGAAGGACAGCGATAAGAAGCCCGTCGAGGATGCAGATGCCGAGGGTCAGATATCCATCCACCTCCCCCACAACTCGCTTCTGGTAATGCATGCCGAAATGCAGGAGGAGTGGAAGCACTGCATCTCGCCGGCGTTGTCGATAGATCCCCACCCCATCTCAGGGGTAAGTCGCATCAACATCACATATAGGGATCACCGCGCCAACATGCACCCTCGGCGCACGCCAAGGTGTCCATGCGGTGTCCCCTGTGTGCTCAGAGTGgtgaccaagaagaaggagaactTTGGCAAGTACTTTTGGATGTGCTATGCCGGCAACGTGCCGGGCAAGGACAACTGCGGCTTTTTTCAGTGGGCCGAatttgatgatgatggaaatCCTTTATTTAAGAAGACGGATACAAAGACATCCTGA
- a CDS encoding Peroxin-7: MAAMLEFRTQGFNPYAVKYSPYYDSRIAVATSANFGIVGNGRVFTLGLTAQGVQVEKTFDTNDALYDLAWSEINENQLIVACGDGSLKLFDLGVNDFPVMNFHEHKREAFSVCWSPVTKDTFISSSWDGTVKIWSPTRNQSIKTLPIGNCTYSTSFCPSNPALISAVSSDSHLRIFDLRTPSSAKYHLTTTIPVHAPPLQPSPISAPSQPSEILTHDWNKYRDTVIATGGVDRVLRTFDIRNPAAGPLSVMQGHEYAVRRLAWSPHASDTLISASYDMTVRLWNDGSGQPQNPAMGPSIGNQVGIMNRHTEFVTGVDWCLFGMGGWVASVGWDERVLLWDANMLMGQRIP, from the exons ATGGCTGCCATGCTAGAGTTCCGCACGCAGGGCTTCAACCCCTACGCCGTAAAGTACTCGCCGTACTACGACTCGCGCATCGCCGTCGCGACGTCGGCCAACTTTGGCATCGTGGGCAATGGCCGCGTGTTCACGCTCGGCCTGACGGCCCAGGGTGTGCAGGTTGAGAAGAC TTTCGATACCAACGATGCGCTCTACGACCTGGCCTGGTCCGAGATCAACGAGAACCAGTTGATTGTCGCCTGCGGAGATGGATCGCTGAAGCTGTTTGACCTAGGTGTCAATGACTTCCCCGTCATGAACTTTCACGAACACAAGAGGGAAGCCTTCTCAGTCTGCTGGAGTCCTGTGACCAAGGACACCTTCATCTCGAGCTCCTGGGACGGGACAGTCAAGATT TGGTCGCCAACGCGTAACCAATCTATAAAGACCCTCCCCATCGGAAACTGCACTTATAGCACATCATTCTGCCCCTCCAACCCCGCCCTGATCTCTGCCGTATCCTCCGACTCGCATCTCCGCATCTTCGATCTCAGAACGCCATCCTCTGCCAAGTACCACCTTACAACAACCATACCTGTCCATGCGCCTCCCCTGCAGCCTTCGCCCATAAGCGCCCCGAGCCAACCTTCCGAGATCCTCACTCATGACTGGAATAAGTACAGGGACACTGTCATCGCCACGGGCGGCGTGGACAGGGTCCTGCGAACATTTGACATCCGAAACCCCGCCGCTGGTCCGCTGTCCGTCATGCAAGGACACGAGTACGCCGTCCGGAGGCTGGCGTGGAGTCCTCATGCGAGTGACACTCTCATCAGCGCGAGCTACGACATGACGGTCCGCCTCTGGAACGACGGATCTGGCCAACCGCAGAACCCAGCCATGGGCCCCTCAATAGGAAACCAGGTGGGCATTATGAACCGTCACACTGAGTTTGTCACTGGAGTTGACTGGTGTCTCTTCGGAATGGGTGGTTGGGTCGCCTCTGTAGGCTGGGATGAGCGGGTGCTACTGTGGGATGCCAACATGCTCATGGGCCAGCGAATACCGTGA